In the Hemitrygon akajei chromosome 7, sHemAka1.3, whole genome shotgun sequence genome, one interval contains:
- the LOC140730096 gene encoding solute carrier family 2, facilitated glucose transporter member 6-like has translation MFLAVFTAVLGNVSFGYAMVYTSPVVPELERSPIPNLQMNTQSASLFESVFTLGIALGGLSAMFFNDLLGRKLTIMVSTVPSALGFVLMGSAQAIWMLDVGRALTGFAGGMAASSIPVYISEISVAKLRGRLGSTPQFMLACGSLLLYALDLVLSWRWLAVVGTIIPVVLVISLCFMPESPRYLVSKDRDREAIQALMWLRGSDFNYLLEYREILEVLAGNVKKVSCTDLRQAFVYKPMLITVVMRVFQQLSGITPILINMQLIFDSTAVILKGSYDAVLVGVIRLVSVSIAAWIMDKAGRRKLLFASGIIMFISTLTFGVYVKVNEIRSNVTNISTVESGHLTVEHLFQTNTEKWLALIPLISIMVYIFGYALGWGPVTWLLMSEILPIKVRGLTSGLCVIVSYITAFILTKWFLPVKKSFGLSAPFFFFCVISIFALIFTAFCVPETKGKTLEQLENEFRNLRDSPNDDNS, from the exons ATGTTTCTGGCTGTGTTCACAGCAGTCTTGGGAAATGTAAGCTTTGGTTATGCAATGGTCTACACTTCCCCTGTGGTCCCAGAACTGGAACGTTCTCCAATCCCGAACCTTCAAATGAATACCCAATCAGCATCGCTGTTTGAG TCTGTCTTCACCCTGGGGATCGCACTGGGGGGCCTCAGTGCCATGTTCTTCAATGACTTACTGGGTCGCAAACTGACCATTATGGTGTCCACTGTGCCATCGGCCTTGGGATTTGTCTTAATGGGCAGTGCTCAGGCCATTTGGATGCTTGATGTTGGCCGTGCACTGACTGGATTCGCGGGGGGAATGGCAGCTAGCTCCATCCCG GTCTACATTTCTGAGATATCAGTGGCCAAGCTGAGAGGAAGACTGGGCTCTACCCCACAGTTTATGCTTGCCTGTGGATCACTTCTGCTCTATGCATTGG ACCTGGTCCTATCCTGGCGTTGGCTGGCGGTGGTTGGGACAATTATACCAGTAGTATTGGTCATTAGTTTGTGCTTCATGCCGGAATCCCCTCGCTATTTAGTCTCCAAAGACCGCGACCGTGAAGCTATTCAAGCACTCATGTGGCTCCGGGGCTCGGATTTTAATTACTTGCTGGAGTACAGGGAGATTCTGGAGGTTCTGGCCGGGAAC GTGAAAAAAGTGTCATGTACCGATCTCCGCCAGGCCTTTGTCTACAAACCCATGCTGATTACCGTCGTAATGAGGGTGTTTCAGCAGCTCAGTGGAATCACTCCCATACTGATCAATATGCAGCTCATCTTTGATAGTACAGCTGTAATTCTG AAAGGTTCCTATGATGCAGTACTGGTGGGTGTCATTCGCTTGGTGTCCGTGTCGATTGCAGCCTGGATAATGGACAAAGCTGGAAGACGGAAACTTCTCTTTGCGTCAG GTATAATtatgtttatatcaacactgacTTTTGGAGTCTACGTCAAAGTAAATGAGATAAGAAGTAATGTAACCAACATTAGCACTGTGGAGAGTGGTCACTTAACTGTCGAGCATCTCTTTCAGACCAACACAGAAAAATGGTTAGCCCTCATACCTCTCATCAGCATCATGGTTTACATATTTG GCTATGCCCTCGGCTGGGGACCAGTAACTTGGCTGTTGATGTCAGAGATTCTTCCAATTAAAGTCCGTGGTTTGACATCGGGACTGTGTGTCATCGTCAGTTATATCACAGCTTTCATCCTTACAAAGTGGTTCCTGCCAGTGAAG AAATCCTTTGGACTCTCTGCACCCTTCTTTTTCTTCTGTGTGATATCCATATTCGCTCTAATATTTACTGCTTTCTGCGTTCCTGAAACCAAAGGGAAAACCTTGGAGCAACTTGAGAATGAGTTCCGGAACCTGAGGGATTCCCCTAACGATGACAACAGTTGA